One window of Marmota flaviventris isolate mMarFla1 chromosome 5, mMarFla1.hap1, whole genome shotgun sequence genomic DNA carries:
- the Gramd2b gene encoding GRAM domain-containing protein 2B encodes MTELQQDVEDTKPAKVLAKREGKVGSAHSEAENGVEDKKKTSRSPTAQSPTPSVEAESPDQKKSICLRSKSNCDGTSLVGDKNDCKTESKNDPKTERKKSSSSSQYKANMHFHKLFLDVPTEEPLRQSFTCALQKEILYQGKLFVSENWICFHSKVFGKDTKISIPAFSVTLIKKTKTALLVPNALIIATVTDKYIFVSLLSRDSTYKLLKSVCGHLENVSVGSSPIQSSGENFFQADRPSSLPLDFNDEFSDVDGVVRQRSQDMEGYSSSGSQTPESENSRDFHVTESQTVLNVSKGEAKPTRADAHVNRTPEGKVKSLPVHGLSENIGILHKVKSQKCPALHHILIFYAIVACALIISTFYMRYRINTLEERLGSLTSFVDTHSTEQIAPSSLGSQVQLNVEVLCQELSANIVKLEKIQNNLQKLLENSD; translated from the exons ctCAGAGGCTGAAAATGGTGTGgaggacaaaaagaaaaccagCAGGAGTCCAACAGCCCAGTCCCCTACCCCCTCGGTGGAGGCCGAGTCCCCAGACCAGAAGAAAAGCATCTGCCTGCG GTCAAAATCCAATTGTGATGGTACCTCTTTAGTAGGTGATAAGAACGACtgtaaaacagaaagcaaaaatgaccctaagactgaaagaaaaaagtcttCCTCTTCCAGCCAG TACAAGGCGAACATGCACTTTCACAAGTTGTTTCTTGATGTCCCAACTGAGGAACCACTGAGGCAAA GCTTTACCTGCGCTCTACAGAAAGAAATACTATACCAAGGAAAGCTCTTTGTATCAGAAAACTGGATTTGTTTTCATTCCAAGGTCTTTGGAAAAGACACTAAG ATCTCTATTCCAGCATTCTCAGTAACCCtaataaagaaaaccaaaactgcTCTTCTGGTGCCAAATGCCCTGATTATAGCAACAGTCACAGACAAG tacatATTTGTCTCCTTACTCTCCAGAGATTCAACTTACAAACTGCTAAAATCTGTGTGTGGGCACTTGGAA AATGTAAGTGTTGGTAGCAGCCCCATTCAGTCTTCTGGTGAAAATTTTTTCCAAGCAGACCGTCCTTCATCTCTGCCCCTG GATTTCAATGATGAATTCTCAGATGTGGATGGAGTGGTTCGACAGAGAAGTCAAGACATGGAAGGATACAGCAGTTCTGGTTCTCAAACCCCGGAGTCTGAGAACTCTCGAG ATTTCCATGTGACAGAATCCCAGACAGTTCTGAACGTCTCCAAGGGAGAAGCAAAACCAACTCGGGCAGATGCCCATGTCAACAGAACTCCTGAAGGAAAAGTCAAAAGTCTCCCTGTACATG GTCTGTCAGAAAACATTGGAATTTTGCATAAAGTGAAGTCCCAGAAATGTCCGGCTCTCCAccatattcttatattttatgcAATTGT TGCCTGTGCCCTAATCATCTCGACCTTCTACATGAGATACAGAATTAACACTCTGGAGGAGCGACTGGGGTCACTAACGTCCTTCGTGGATACCCACAGTACCGA ACAGATAGCACCATCCAGCCTGGGATCACAAGTACAATTAAATGTGGAGGTCCTCTGCCAAGAACTTTCAGCTAACATAGTGAAGTTAGAAAAG atacaaAACAACTTACAAAAGCTGCTTGAGAATAGTGACTGA